Genomic DNA from Coffea arabica cultivar ET-39 chromosome 7e, Coffea Arabica ET-39 HiFi, whole genome shotgun sequence:
tCTTCTAAAAGGTGGATGAGGTTTGAGCTGCAAGCTTCAGCTCCTCGATAGTTCTGATCAAAAGGTTGAGGAGTggggaaaatttttgaaagatgaGTATCCAAAGAGTAGAGAGGCTTGAAGACAGTCTTTGTAGGAGAGTTGAGGATTGTTGTGGATAATGGAGGGTTGTGGCTCAGGGAAGGGTAGTTGTGCGCTTGGGAGGTTGGCGGAGGAGGTGTGGTGCACTACTGGGTGTACTTCAGAGAGCATTAGTGGTGGAGAACAGGGGAGTGTGGTGGTGCTCTGTCCCTTGAACTGTTTCAGGGCAGAGAAAAACGCAAACAtcgatcatcatcatcttctacCTCTTCAGCTGGATGAGGATCGGATATGGATTTGGAATTGGAATTCTTCATGCAAATTGCAAAGCACTGTTTTTGCCCATTTTGAGGTAAATGGCCTTTGGTTACATGGTGTCATTTGTTCCCTGGAAGTCCTTTCAATCACTGAGGCCAATCCAATCAAAAAGCCCAGTGTGAGGCCCAAACCAATTTCTTTTACAGCTCGACTCTTTTGAAAAGGGAGGGAAGAAGCAAAGAGGGCAAATGAGGGGTCAAAAAATATTGCAAAATGATTAATTGTGCAATTAAGACTGTGAGAGACTACAATGTAAAAGATgcgatgaaaaaaaaatggtttcatTCCTTATTTTCTAAGTTTTAATTTTCTCATGAATCTCATGTCCCTAGTTTATTGGAGTAAACTTGCAATTTTTCTCACATTATttagttttttaaatattattttgcttgcatcataatatacttttttaactatttttttatatttccaaccgcatatttatttcacatatattggATCACAAAAAATGCTGCAGCAATTATTATAAATGCTATTTCAAATAAAACTCTATTCAAACACGCTCATTTTTTTGGCATGTGATTAGGCTAGAATTTTTTTGGGCCCCTTGCTTGTTTCTAACTTCTAATTCACTTTGGTTTAGGCAAAGGGGTCTGGTCTCTTCTTTTCCAGTTTAATCCTTTTTTCGGTGAAGGGGGAAAAGGGGTGAGGTGCGATTAGAATGGATTTCTGTTAAGcttcttaccctttttttttctttttcttttctttcttcattttctcctTTCTCATCAAACCTAGGGCCCGGTACTTCCCTGATAGAGTATTTAATAAAAGTACTTATTAAGTGCTTTTAGATATATTGTTTGGAGATATAGTTCATTAAATCTTATTGTATTCGAtaatgtataatttaaaatttttaaatatatttattcctttatttagttcataatataggataaaataattaaatttaatattttatttttcaaataaaaaatttactttaaaagcaccaaatttgagtttttGCTAAAAGTGCTTTTAACACCAAAAGTTCCATTTCTAATTTTGTGGGATGATATTTACCAAATACTTTTAACACCTAAAAGTGTACCAAAAGCACCGCAACCCCAAAGAGACCTTACTCTCCTtcatttctcttttggtttCATTTCCATACTAGTGGTCCAACTTCTTTGTCATTGTGCTTTGGTTTTTTGTGTCATAGGGTTGGTTGTTTTGTTCAGTTACTGTTGGTGTACCATTGTATTGCTTTAATTGCTGGATAATCATCTAGTGGATAAATTTTAGACTTTAATTGTGAAAATTCTATACAACTGGTATGACCATTTTATCAATGTTTTTAAATTGTAAAGAGTTTCAtggacaataaaaaaaaaaaatagtgttACAAAATCCTTAATGTTGAGCACTTGTATGGTTTTAATCCTTAAAATTTTAGTAAAAACGAATCTAGTCCCTAACATTTAGCCCATATGGATTTTTAATGCCTAAAATTTTGACAACAACAATTTTGGTCCCCCAATGTATCCAGTTTAAAGCAGATTTAGCACATTTGAAGAATTATTCCCAATTACTGTTAGTTACATGCAGTCATGCATCCATcaaattgaatttaaaacaaaaagaagcaaaatagTTGCTAACTTTGAACAAGATTAAGAACCAATAGCTCATATGCTAACTAACTAACCGGTGAATgacagaaaaaacaaaagaaatttgttAAACTACAATATCAAAACAAGTTGGAGCATCCAATTCTTCAATCTAGAATTCATTTTCATTCTCTATGTCTACTATTCCGTAAGCAAAATAACCTGTAGTTGTCTATCGCTAAATTTTAGCACGTAGTTtaacaaattttgatttttttagatttcttgattaattaattatgctagttatttttattcttcaatGTTAAACCCTATTTTGcttctttttaaaaattaattgaaataaacaTGTGATTACATATGATTGATTCGGTCAATAATTGTGCAAGTCCATTAATTGTCCTAACCCTGCTTCAAATTAGAAACATTAAGGAttcaatttgttttttttttttttatgaaactttAGGAACTAAAATCACACTTAGTGCCAAACATTGTGGATCGGATTTGCTTTTGTTGAACTTTAGAGACTAAAGTTGCATAGGTACCAAATATGGGGGATTGAAACTGCATTTCTTCCTAATTTTTTGTGCACCACTTATAGTTTTGAAGAACAATTGCAAATAAACATTATTAGTTCATTTTTATGtacaaaaaatctaaaattcttcttttgatttcaaataatacttcaTGTTATAATATAtggttttttttgggtttaaacTAGGGCTCTAATCACTTGATAGAGCCAGGGGACAATACAAATAGACAAAGTGGAACCCCTCTTGCTTCGTCTAATTTTTATGGTGATTAATTTCGTTCACTACTCTACTGAGTGCAATTTCAGGTGAGTATAGGTCTAAAATGCAAGCGTATCCATCTAGCTTTACCTTTGTCCTGAGGAAACTTTTTCAACAAAGTGAAACTGTGACGTCCCAAATAACAAgagaaaatttggattttaatAATGGTTGGCATTTAACTAACAAAATTTCGCCCTTCAACTCCCGATTGATTGTTGTCATTAGTTTCAATAATCTTAGATACATGTCCTGTCTACCATggttattgaaaaaaaaaaaaaacggaacAAAGCAAAAAATCAGACTACTGCATTATATATTTTAACGAATTTTGTACACGTATTTGGCAAGGAAGAAGGTTTTGACTTTTAAAAGGGTAATGGAACTCAATGTGATGATGACCATCCTTCTGCTACCACATACAGATTAAACATTGTCAAAACCCCTTAGACCTGTAAATTACATTCGCTTGGAAACCGCTTGATGGGGGTGATGATCACACCCCACCTTGGGGTACTCCAAAAGGGGGTAATGGAACTTGTACTAGTTGGTTGAGCCACTTCACCTACACGTTGTAAGTTTGATTTACCAAGGGCGAGGTGGAGTGTCACTTTTGATTCTCTtcgtgtgtgtgtatgtatgtatgtatatatatatagactgCTTTGATTTGTGATTCTTTAAGAGTCATGTGAAGACTCAACAGATTCACCAAATCTGTCCAGGCatgaaaattaattttagttctctcTTTGAGAAATCTCACAAACCCAATTTTCTCCACACCCATACAAtaatcaaaatatttttctatccaaaaataactctagaaattttgtattttgtgtaggCAGAAGTCTTTCTTCTTCTCATGCTTTGGGGGTCCTTATAAGTGGCGAACTTTTGCCCCAAAAGTCTCTCTAACGGTCAAGAAACTATCTGTTAAAAAACTAGCCTTTAAAGTATCAGACGTTCGATGCTCTTCTCTGTGCATCCGGTAGTATGTTCTCAACTCTTATCGAACAGCCAATGGAATTTGTGCGGCTGATAGTAAATAGAAGGTTCAAGTTCCAACCTTTTTTGTGTCGGATGGCCGATAGGAGGGATGAGTGTCCGATCGAAGTGTCCAATATGTACTTCGTGATTATTGGACGTCTGATGTTTTGAAGAGCGTCTGATACGAGCGTCCGATTGTCTCAACAATTTTTTGCTCCATTTAATtgaaatattttcttcattcttttggACTTGACATCGGTTCTGAACACTTTCTTATATGAAATCATTAGTTCAAATCatcattttgttttgttatcaTCAAAACTTAGAATTGATCAATTTAAGTCTTCATGATGTTAGAACTTGGGTTAAGAAAATAGGGACCAAAACCAtattttaactttattttcttttaatacgTAGTTTTGGACATTTTTGTGTATTTTAGGCATTCTCTAATCTTCTAAAACTTTGTTTGAGATAAGTTCCTAATAATATTTGCAATTTGCCCTCTAATTTTTGCAAAATTAGAGTAAGACcccaaaaattgtgaaaaaatgcataaaattTCTCCTTTTTGGAGTCTTGGTCTTTTTTTATGATGCTTATGCATGTCTTGGTGAATTAATTCCGACTTTTAAAGTATAATTAGGGTTTAAGTAAAGTTGTTAAATTTAggattttaatttgacaattttagaAACTAGTGCGAATAATCCTTTGTTTGTAGATTTCTAAATCACTTTGGTAGTCTAATTATAGGGTTGTCAATAGTTCGGGTTTGGACTCGGACTTGGCCAAAACCCGCTAATTTTTTTCAGGTACGGGTTGGGAAATAATCCTGTTACTCTGACCTAAACCCGTACTCGGTTCTctaacaaaaaaacgggtcagATACGGAATATAGGATTCCGACCCATATTCAACTCGAACTCGtttaatatattaataattataaaatataaatacttCTAAATACAATAATAATTCTTTTACAATAAATACTTTTGTGTAAGCCAATTCATACACAAATTTTGTCAGGTCTTTTTTTTTCGAGTAGACCCAGACTTGACCCGGGAGCCATCGAACCCAGCTCCGGAACCGTAAGCACAAGACCCGTCGGGTCCGGAATTGGTACACTATAACGGGTCTGGgtctaaaattttcaatttcggCCCGTACCCGACATGTTGACAAGCCTATCTAGTTAGTCTAAATTTGAGTAAATTATGAATAAAAGGTtagtaaataatttatttttgcaGAATTTATATTTTGGCCCccctaaattttaataaatttacatttTTGCCCCAAAAACTTTATTTACTTTAGTCCCTAAGCATCTTTGTTGCCCTTATCATTAAAAATTATCATGAAAAATGTTCTTGGCTCTTTAGTCCTTCATTCATGTTTAGAATGTTAGTTTATTATTTATCGTGTGACATTAGTGAGTTTTCTTTTTAATGAATTAAGTTTTTTTTATCTCTAACAATTAAttgtcaattaaattggtgtttTGATACTTTTGTTAATTTTGAGTAATAGATAATTCTTCCTCCCCTCAGTTGGTCACTATTTTAAAGGAATGTACCCCCATTatcatttaaattttaattacgtgctcttatgtgctcctacgtgttttatgtactttttatttttctatttatttacttttagcaCTTGTTCATTTCTATGTTTATTCATGTAATTCAAGtcttataattatttagaaTGTATTCGAATACCTGAGATGTAATAGATGGGTTATATTTTTTCTTCTGCAAAATTTGTAATTAGATAGGTAAATATAATAGATAGGTtatattttgcaaaattttaactAGATTAACAAATGTAATAGAGATGTTGATAGAGATGTTGatagatttattttcttatattttcccttttaaattttaattagcTTCCTCAacgtaatagttaggttttatgTGTTTACGTAACTTAAGTGTTTATATGCTTTTATGCTTTATCCACTTTCATTAGAATTTTTGCATCTAAATATTATGCTTATGTTTTATATATTCTATGTCCTCTTATGTATTTACTTATTcatactttatttgttttattataaaGTATAAGCATGTGACATTACGATACTAGTCTAACCCTAATCACGACTTCTCCTTCCATTTCCTTACTAGTTCAGCGCTAGTAAAAACCTGTAGAAATAAGTTAATCCAATGACCCTTAAATCATTCACTCATCAGATTCATTCCTTGTATGTCGTTCACTAAAttctcattatttttctcatttgtatgatattttttattatattattctCGTGAACCATATCATTTAGATTTACATTTCacataaaattagaaaataaattaattCATCTGCTTGTTTCCATTAGAAATGTCACCTTTCAAATATGAGAAATGAATGAATATAACTTTCTTAACATGCTATTACTCctctacaaaaagaaaaattatctCACCAGTTTTAATCCCCCATACACATTATGTCACATCTGCTTTTTCTTTGGTcacttttatttatatatacatgttttaattttcttttattttcttccaattttatATTTGTCTACTCGTGACCCCTTCAATGGATCATTATTGAATTTTGCATTGGACCTTGAAAGGACATTTCGTCCCTCCCAATACCcccttttatttttgaaaaatgcgGCGCAACAAATACATGCGAAAATTATCCAGCGTAGTAGCACCTAGAAGCAGCTTATAAAGCACATCTTTAGTTCCTGCACATACCTGTTCATAAGTCCATGTAATAGACATACCTTCCTCGCAAATATGATCCGATCACCCAAGACTTGTGTTCGAGGACAAGTGACAAAAAATGCAACATAAATCACATTggtagtgaaaaaaaaaaggtcttgAAACTAGTACACGCGAAAAAACAAAAGGCTTCTTCCAAATTTTAATCAGAAAAATGCatcaaagtgaaaaaataaataacttcaaaaacagctttgcaaaataaaaatattttttttaaccaacccccccccccccccggcggCGCGCAAAGACAGTATGAACTAGATATAAAGATCAGCAATAAGGTTTGATCATTGCAGGAAAATTGTTAGCAGCTTGAAACAGAATGTAGTAACCCTTGCGAATGTTAGCTTCAGTGAAACAACACTCGACAGTCTATGTTCTATGTTCTCTGTAGTTGTACAACTCCAGCATGGTTGGTTCTAGTGTTCAGAAATTACGTACAATCAAAAGCTAAGGAAGAAAAAGATCACAATGCAATAAAATGCAGACATGATATAGTACATACAGAAGAATAATAGCCTTAAGTATTAATTAGTCACCCTTTTTCACTCCCTCCAAGCTAAAGATTGACTGAACACCTGATTGCACAAATATCGACAATTATAACTTGTAGTCATATGATGTAAAATATGGCAACTGCCTCCAAAAATAGTTAAACAGATCTAGTTGCCAGAATGCCAAACTTTCGCAGTATACAGGAATCAGGATGTCAAATTGTTATTCAATCCtctaaagaagaaaagaagcaatAGCTTCTGCAAGCAAGGGGAAACACAAACTCTGAGGATTCAAGGACAACCAGACAACCGCCTTTTATCTAAAACTCAATCCATCCAAGACATTCCCAAAAGAAACCAGTGTGAATTTCACGACACATTTATGACCCTCACCTCTTTTAAACATAAGAAAAtaaagataataaaataaaccactGAAATGCATCAAGATTTCAATTCTAGAACTCTTCTCATTATAAAAGGgggccaaaaaataaataaataaaacacccCAAACTTGCAGGATGAATATCAGTCATCACAATCACACAAACTATATGCCTTTCCATGGTCAAAGACAAACTATAACTGACAGCAGTATTAAAGGAAGGAAGAATCAAGCAGAATTGTGAAAGCTAAACAACAGACATGCAAATGTCCTGGACAAGTAATCATTCAGCAACTTAGTTTCAACTAGCGGACGCATATTTACAAGCAGAAATGCATGAAATTCTTCAAAAAAGCACTGCATATCCATTCCAGCTCACATTTAGATGAACTTGGTCCAACAACAAACCAAATTCAAATCCAATTCACAAATGGTTTGGACCGGTATCTCAGGACAAATGTCTTTCAACTTAAAACTGGTGTTGGATTGGATGTTAGACCAAAGTTCATCCAGATTGGGGTTTCCTTAAGATGCAACTTGGTGGGTGCCATGAAGGCTCTATCTTGTGTAGACAAAATTGCAGCAGCCCCACTAGATATAAGCAACTACTACAGTAAGACAACCAACTCAAACACTACAAGGAACTTTCCAATATAATTAGAACTGGAACTAGAGGCAACCAACTCAATAACCAAGACCTACTAATTGACTGATGAAGAAACGAAGTCTGCCATACACAAAGATTAGTTTGCAAATTGCAATCACTCAAGGTTACTGATAACACTTTGACAACAGTGTAAACTTTGACaaaaaagtcaaataaagagATCAATTAAGCTAGTTCAAATATTCCAACACCACTAATCAAGGTATTTACCCATTTCATTAATGCACCGATAAGACCACAGCAGGAACATACAATTATTCAGGGGCAATGTGTCCCATAGTTCCCTGGACTCAAGTTGCAATCTGATAATTTTGTATCCACCGAAGAAAGCTTCCAAGTTATCATCCAGATGGATGTTTCCAGGCTTTAAATCAGGGTGAACAATTTTACCATTGCAATGCTCATGCAGGTACTCCAGGCCATGTGCTGTATCAAAAGAAATTCTTTTCTAGCACATCAGTCCAGGCCTTTTTCTCCAGGTTTGACGTCTATTACAGGCACAAATAGATACTTTACAATTACTGAAAGATCATTCATATCACTGCAGATCATGCCCAATCATAACTAGCAAAAACAATGAATATCTCCCAATTCCACCTCAGTGACCAATAATACCTTGTCAAACAATTTTATGACAAACAAAAAATGGTTACTGGTATTCAAGATACACATTCACTATTTCCATTCTATGCTGCATATCTTCCCagtaaataattcaaatttaccGCATACTGTAGGAATGAATATTGTGACAAAATTCTTCACAAACTGAACCAGCTACGCAGAATAGATGCTACTACAAAAATCCCATTTATAGAAAAGTTTTATCACAAACTTTTTTCCTGCATTCAGAAACAAGATTAGTTTTTCCGTCTAAAATTGGGAATCCTCCTCTAAAGCTATTAGAAAAGATAATTAAGTTGTCCATAGGACAGTTAATGAACATGATTTTGAACCGTTGTAAAACAGATCTCTTGCATAAAACTTCAATGCAAGACTTGTCATTCAATGTTTGTCactgagaaataaaataaaataaattaaaattaagactTGCTCTAAATTTTCTCACAATTCAATTTGAACTAACTTATCTAAGACGTGGTTTGAAGTTAAAAAATCTTCCctgatttaaaaaattagtcTTGATAACTTCAGCCAATTCCTTTCATATAAAATTCTTCACAACTATTTCCATACGTTTCAATACCTAATAAATTGTCTCTATCAAGTCTGAGCTGACGTCAAATCTTCACACCCTGCGATACAAATTCCACTGCTCCCCTGTTCCACCAATAGATATGGAACTTATTACCATTGTGAAGTGCCAGTAAGACACTTTTTCTATTTCTTAGTTTTATTGCAGATGGTGACCCAATAGCAACTGTGCAATAAAAACCTATTCTTTAGTTATTATTGCAACTCAGGAAAAACCAAATATTAATATTAAAGAATCCAATAATCAAGCCTATTGTCAATAAACAACTAAACAACACATggatttgtttaaaaaaaaaggacggAGAGTTTCTTGGATGAACTATTCAAGGTTACTGCAAAGGAACGATATTTTTGCTACACTTCTACTGAATGTCTGTATAATTTAGTACAGCATTGACAATTAAACAGGAAGTGATCAGAACACTTTTTTTGGATCATACGTAAAAAGTTTGGGTTTACTCAAACGCAGTTAAAACAAATCAATAACCATGCCCATTTATGGGACCTCAAACTGTGAATCCAAAGCAAGAAACTGGTCTAGAAAGTTTTTACACTTTCAAACTGGCTGCACCTTTGGCACCAtttaggaattaaaataaaagtaacaaTTTTATCTTAgaaaaagttttctcaaaattaCAGAAATGCAGCTTAAAACTTCTCTAGAAATTCAAAGTCACAAACTTTATATGCATATGCCATTTCGTTTCTTATttccaataaaatcaaaattagttatCCGAAGTAAAATTGACAGGCAAGCTAAATTACTGACACGCatgaaaaatgaacaaaaagaaCCTGTACAAGTTACCATTTAAGTGATATGCCACACTGAGGTTCTCCATGGAAAGGTCAACAAGAAGTCCCTTAGAAGAAGTGGTACAAATCCAATTAACAGCAGCAGATTTCTTTGATCTGCCACACTTGTCAATTGAACTTCCCTAAGCAATGCAGCTTCTCCACCAAACTAAAGACCTTGGAGGTGTTTCACAAAATATGACCAAGAGATCTCCTCTAAGGCTCAGTTGCATCAAAGATGATAAGTGACAACAGGATCCAATTCAAACCTAAATAATGTTAGTTCCAGCAAATTAAAGTTCAAAGGCCAAAATAAATGGCAGGACCAACATGTTGCAACTAATGTGAAGGTCCTCTTCGTTCCCCATCTATGAACTTCTTGCTATCGGGATCAATCTTCAGCATCAACATTAGCACAGAAGGATTGTTCTGATTCTCAGCAGATAAATCAAGTAAAAGGGAAAACGTAGATGCATCCAGCAAGAATCCTCTGTGAACCATTTCTTCATAATAGACCACTGCATCATCATAATGACCTCCCTTAAGGAGTCCTTGCAGAATGACATTGTATGTAACACTATTTGCCAAGCAACCCTtctcttccatttttccaatGAGCTCTTTAGATTCGATGAGCAGACCTTCTGAAAGCAGGCCAGAAATCATGGTGTTGTATATTGTGACGTTAGGGTCCAATCCTTTAAGGGAGAGATTGTTGAAAAGATCTCGAGCACTATCGAGCCTCCTGCTTTTGCACAACCCATCAATGATGATATTGTACATTTTTATGTGAAGATTTGTTCCATCAGTTTCCATTTCATGGAATAACTGCAATGCTTCATCGATATGTCCAGTCTTGCATAATCCATCCAGTACCACACAGTAAGTGGGAAAATCAGGCTTCATGCCAGAAGCTTGCATCTCATTGAAAATTTCTCGTGCACTAAGATACCTTCCTGAACTAAATAACCCGTGCAACACAGTGTTATAAATAACAATATCAGGTGTTAAACCTTTATGTGGAATCTCTCGAAAGAGCTTCATGGCTGCTTCCAATTTCTTGGTCTTGAAATAGGCATTTATTAGAATACCATAGCTATGGAGATTGGGTGTAAAGCCGCTAGCAACCATGGTATCGAAAACTCTCCTTGCGTCATCTATTCGGCTCTGTAAAAAGTACCCATTCATTAAGGAAGTGTATGTGACCAGGTCGGGATTTTGACCTTGCTGGATCATGATCCGGACTACCTCTTCAGCATCTTCTATACACCCTTCCTTACATAGTGCATCCACCACTATACTAAAAGTAATAACATTCGGAACAATTTTATAAACCTTCATCTCAGAAAAGAGCTTGTCAACGTCCCTCCATCTGCTTAAGTTGCACAGACCTTGAATCAAACAACTGTAAGTGACAACATTCGGGGGAATGCCCTTTTCAATCATCTCCTGTAAGAGGGCAAGAGCTTCATCAACCATTTTATCCTTGCACAAGCTGTCAATGATTGTACTGTACACATAAACGGTGGGCTtacatcttcttcttttttccatgACTCTTAGGAATTCAATGGCCGTTTGAATGTTCCCCACCTTACAAAGCCCATCTATCACAATCAGAAACATAACTTCATTGGGCTCGCAAAGTTTTTCGAATATTATCTTCTTAAACAATTCTTGTCCCTGGGGGACCCCATATTCTCGAAAGAGTCCTTTGAGTAGAGTACTAAAGGTGACTACATTAGGGACAAGACCACGCTTCATGAAAGCAGCCAACACAGGAAACCCCAAATCCACTCGACCCAAGAGGCAGTAACAATTA
This window encodes:
- the LOC113700681 gene encoding uncharacterized protein, with the protein product MMAMQRRASSAIILSIAQSQEAAAASSGTAATARCTTLASFLSAFPNPKPQLAFYSAISGKVESSSGKALKFQPGLRNDINNVDSLDDALSLYRQMVRMRPLPCVIQFNQLLDRIVKMKNHYVSAISLFRDMCVKGIPADEVTLNVVINCYCLLGRVDLGFPVLAAFMKRGLVPNVVTFSTLLKGLFREYGVPQGQELFKKIIFEKLCEPNEVMFLIVIDGLCKVGNIQTAIEFLRVMEKRRRCKPTVYVYSTIIDSLCKDKMVDEALALLQEMIEKGIPPNVVTYSCLIQGLCNLSRWRDVDKLFSEMKVYKIVPNVITFSIVVDALCKEGCIEDAEEVVRIMIQQGQNPDLVTYTSLMNGYFLQSRIDDARRVFDTMVASGFTPNLHSYGILINAYFKTKKLEAAMKLFREIPHKGLTPDIVIYNTVLHGLFSSGRYLSAREIFNEMQASGMKPDFPTYCVVLDGLCKTGHIDEALQLFHEMETDGTNLHIKMYNIIIDGLCKSRRLDSARDLFNNLSLKGLDPNVTIYNTMISGLLSEGLLIESKELIGKMEEKGCLANSVTYNVILQGLLKGGHYDDAVVYYEEMVHRGFLLDASTFSLLLDLSAENQNNPSVLMLMLKIDPDSKKFIDGERRGPSH